In Solanum lycopersicum chromosome 5, SLM_r2.1, the following are encoded in one genomic region:
- the LOC101247819 gene encoding uncharacterized protein isoform X1, translating to MGSEGPKSVTIHVTGFKKFHGVAQNPTETAVSNLKYYVEKKGLPAGVTLGSCTVLETAGEGGLPTLLKVIEASSASNSSNNGQVIWLHLGVNSGATKFAIERLAVNEATFRCADELGWQPQRVPIVPEDGGINQIRKTCCPTESILELLKKKGFDVTLSDDAGRFVCNYVYYHSLRFAEEKGHKCLFVHVPTFHRVHQEKQMEFVAALLEAIASTC from the exons ATGGGATCGGAGGGGCCAAAATCTGTGACCATTCATGTCACGGGGTTCAAGAAATTTCACGGTGTAGCTCAGAATCCTACGGAGACGGCAGTTAGcaacttgaaatattatgtTGAAAAGAAAGGATTACCTGCTGGTGTGACCTTGGGTAGCTGTACTGTTCTTGAAACAGCTGGAGAGGGTGGACTTCCAACATTGTTGAAGGTTATAGAGGCGTCCTCTGCTAGTAACAGTTCAAATAATGGACAAGTCATATGG CTTCACCTTGGGGTAAACAGTGGAGCAACAAAGTTTGCAATTGAGAGGCTGGCAGTTAATGAAGCCACATTTCGTTGTGCAGATGAGCTTGGTTGGCAACCTCAG CGAGTGCCTATTGTTCCAGAAGATGGAGGaataaatcaaataagaaaG ACATGTTGCCCTACCGAGTCAATCCTGGAGTTGTTAAAGAAGAAAGGGTTTGATGTGACGTTGTCGGACGATGCAGGTCGTTTTGTGTGCAATTATGTGTACTATCATTCTCTCCGATTTGCAGAGGAAAAAGGTCACAAGTGTCTGTTTGTCCATGTTCCTACCTTCCATAGAGTTCATCAAGAGAAACAAATGGAATTTGTTGCTGCTCTGCTGGAGGCTATTGCATCAACTTGTTGA
- the LOC101247819 gene encoding uncharacterized protein isoform X2 — translation MGSEGPKSVTIHVTGFKKFHGVAQNPTETAVSNLKYYVEKKGLPAGVTLGSCTVLETAGEGGLPTLLKVIEASSASNSSNNGQVIWLHLGVNSGATKFAIERLAVNEATFRCADELGWQPQRVPIVPEDGGINQIRKVSSMILNLLMYTR, via the exons ATGGGATCGGAGGGGCCAAAATCTGTGACCATTCATGTCACGGGGTTCAAGAAATTTCACGGTGTAGCTCAGAATCCTACGGAGACGGCAGTTAGcaacttgaaatattatgtTGAAAAGAAAGGATTACCTGCTGGTGTGACCTTGGGTAGCTGTACTGTTCTTGAAACAGCTGGAGAGGGTGGACTTCCAACATTGTTGAAGGTTATAGAGGCGTCCTCTGCTAGTAACAGTTCAAATAATGGACAAGTCATATGG CTTCACCTTGGGGTAAACAGTGGAGCAACAAAGTTTGCAATTGAGAGGCTGGCAGTTAATGAAGCCACATTTCGTTGTGCAGATGAGCTTGGTTGGCAACCTCAG CGAGTGCCTATTGTTCCAGAAGATGGAGGaataaatcaaataagaaaGGTCTCTTCTATGATACTGAATCTGCTCATGTATACTAGATGA